TTCTTGAAGGCGGACCGCGAGCGCCCCCTGCTGGCGCCGGAAGAATTGTTTCTGAAGGACGAGGATTTTTTCACGCTTGCCAAGCCTTATGGACGCTGGGTGATTCAGCAAGGCGAGCTTGCGTCTGAAATATCCGCACCGATTCCGAACATCGCCGTCAACCGACGTGTAGACGATCCGCTCGTCAATCTGCGTTCCTACCTGCTGCAAACCGGCAAGCGCGTGCTGATCTGCGCAGAATCCAACGGACGGCGCGAGACACTGCAGCAGTATTTCAATGATTTCGACCTGCCGCTCGCCGTGTGCGACGGCTATGCCGATTTCGTGACCGCCTCGGCAAAGCTGATGCTGGGCGTCGCGCCACTGCATGCCGGCTTCGAACTGAGCGCCGATCTCGGCAATCTGGCATTCATCACCGAAACCGAACTGTACGCAGGCTCGGGCCGCCGCGCGGGACGACGCAAGCAAGAATCGGTCACGCAGGTCGAGTCGATGGTGCGCGACCTGTCGGAACTCAAGATCGGCGACCCGGTGGTGCACGTCAATCACGGCATCGGCCGCTACGTCGGCCTGCTCAGCATGGACCTCGGGGAAGGCGAGACGGAATTCCTGCACCTGGAATACGCCAAGGAAACCAAGCTGTATGTGCCGGTGTCGCAGCTGCACGTCATCTCGCGCTATTCCGGCGCATCGCCCGAAGACGCCCCCTTGCATGCGCTCGGATCCGGCCAGTGGGACAAGGCCAAGCGCCGTGCCGCGCAACAGATTCGCGACACGGCGGCCGAATTGCTCAATCTCTATGCGCGCCGCGCGCTGCGCCAGGGGCATGCATTCCAGTATTCGGCTCGCGACTATGAGGCATTTGCGGAGAGTTTCGGCTTCGAGGAAACCGCCGATCAAAGCGCCGCGATCAATGCCGTGATCAAGGACATGACCGGCGGTAAACCGATGGACCGCCTGATCTGCGGCGACGTCGGCTTCGGCAAGACCGAAGTCGCGCTGCGCGCCGCATTCGTGGCGGTCATGGGCGGCAAACAAGTAGCGATCCTCGCGCCGACCACGCTGCTGGCTGAACAGCACGCGCAAACCTTCGCCGACCGCTTCGCGGACTGGCCGGTCAGGATCGCGGAACTGTCGCGCTTTCGTACCGGCAAGGAAGTCACGCAAGCGATCAAGGGCATGGGTGACGGCACGATCGATATCGTGATCGGCACGCACAAGCTGCTGTCGGACGACGTGAAATTTTCCCGCCTCGGACTGGTCATCATCGACGAGGAACACCGCTTCGGTGTGCGGCAGAAGGAAACATTGAAGGCGCTGCGCGCCGAAGTCGATGTGCTCACGCTGACCGCGACGCCGATCCCGCGCACGCTCGGCATGGCGCTGGAAGGATTGCGCGACTTCTCGATCATCGCCACCGCACCGCAGAAGCGCCTTGCCATCAAGACATTCGTGCGCAGCGAAGGCGAATCGATCATCCGCGAAGCCTGTCTGCGTGAATTGAAACGCGGCGGCCAGGTGTACTTCCTCCACAACGAAGTGGAAACCATCCTGAACCGCAAGGCAATGCTGGAAGAGCTGCTGCCCGAAGCACGCATCGCGGTCGCGCACGGCCAGATGCACGAGCGCGATCTGGAAAAAGTCATGCGCGATTTCGTCGCGCAACGTTTCAACATCCTGTTATGCACGACGATCATCGAAACCGGCATCGACGTCCCTACCGCCAACACCATCATCATGCACCGCGCCGACAAGTTCGGTCTTGCACAATTGCACCAGTTGCGCGGCCGCGTCGGCCGTTCGCATCACCAGGCGTATGCCTACCTGCTGGTGCACGACGTACAGGGACTGACGAAGCAGGCGCAACGCCGGCTGGACGCAATCCAGCAGATGGAAGAGCTGGGCAGCGGCTTCTACCTCGCCATGCACGACCTGGAAATCCGCGGTGCGGGCGAAGTGCTGGGCGAGAACCAGTCGGGCGAAATGCTGGAGATCGGTTTCCAGCTGTATTCCGACATGCTCAACGAAGCCGTGCGCTCGCTCAAGAACGGCAAGGAACCCGATCTGGCCGCGCCCCTTTCCACCACGACCGAAATCAATCTGCATGTGCCGGCGCTGCTCCCCAACGATTTCTGCGGCGACGTACACGAGCGCCTTTCGCTCTACAAGCGCATGGCCAACTGCGAAACGCAGGACAGCATCGACGATATGCAGGAAGAATTGATCGACCGATTCGGCAAGATGCCGGAGCCGGTCAAGGCGCTGATCGAAACGCATCGCTTGCGCGTCGCCGCCAAGCCGATCGGAATTGTTAAAATCGACGCCCACACCGAATCGGCAGTGCTGCAGTTCCAGCCGAATCCACCGATCGACGCGATGCGCATCATCGACCTGGTCCAGAAGAACCGCCACATCAAGCTTCATGGGCAGGACAAGCTGCGCATCGCAGTCAGCATGCCGGACCTTGCTGCCCGCGTCTCGCAGGTGAAGGCGACGATCCGCTCGCTGGTGGCATAGAAACCGTTTTTGATAATTGAATAAACTGCATCGAGCAGCCTGATAATGAATCTGATTTTGCAAGGACTGGCAACCGACCGGTCCACCATTGAACGCATTGCCGGCATGGCGGATGCAAAGCGCCTCATCCCTCTTCACTCCAACGCGTATCGCTGCGAAGACGTCGCATGGTCGCCGGTGCTGAAGGAAAAAATCGATGCGGAATGTTTCGCCGCCAAACTGGATGGCACTTTCATCGAGAGCGGCCGCAAGCTGTCCGACTTCAAGCTGGTTGCAATGGACATGGACTCCACGCTGATCACCATCGAATGCATCGATGAGATCGCCGACATGCAGGGATTGAAGCCGCAAGTCGCGGAGATTACCGAAGCGGCCATGCGCGGCGAAATCGAGTTTCGCGAAAGCCTGACGCGGCGCGTCTCGCTACTGAAGGGTCTGGATGCATCGGCATTGCAGCGCGTCTACGACGAGCGGTTGCATCTTTCGCCAGGCGCGGAAAACATGTTGAATGCCATCAAGGCGGCCGGTTTGAAGACGCTGCTGGTGTCAGGCGGCTTCACCTTCTTTACCGATCGGATGAAGACGCGGCTTGGACTGGATTTCACGCATTCGAACGTGCTTGAAATCGTTGACGGCAAGCTCACCGGCAAAGTGCTTGGTGGCATCGTTGATGCCGACGAAAAGAAAAGCACGGTCGAACGCGTCTGTTCCGAGCTTGGCATTACCCCAGAACAAGCGATCGTCATGGGCGACGGCGCCAATGATCTGAAGATGATGGACATTTCCGGCATGTCGGTGGCATTCCGAGCAAAGCCGGTTGTGCGCGCGCAAGCCGACGTGGCCTTGAACTTTGTCGGGCTCGACGGCATCTTGCCATTGTTCGAATAATCCCGACCGCGAACCACCAATCAATTGGAGGCATTGCATGGCCCAGGAACTGGTACTCGACATGAAGTTGCAATCTGTCAAAAACCTTGCATGGTGGTTGTACATAGCGCACGGGATCAGCTTCATATTTTCGCTGGGCGCCTTTTCCTGGATTCCGCTGATCCTCAACTACGTCAAGCGCGACGACGCGGCCGGCACGTTCGTCTACAGCCATCACGGCTGGCAGATACGATCCTTCTGGTGGTATTTCTTCTGGATGGTGGCGGGCGGCATCCTGTTCATCACCATCGTCGGCATTCCGCTCGCCTATCTGGTATGGGCGGGAGCATGGATCTGGAAAGCCTATCGACTTATCAAGGGCATGGTTGATCTGAACGACAACAAACCCATGCCGACATAGCGGCAGGCTGCTTTCTATAAAGCCGAAAAAACCTGCTCGATATCTGCAATCAGATCGGCCGGATCCTCCAGGCCGATATTGAAGCGCAGCAGTTGCCCTTGATCTGTCCAGTTTTTCCGCATGCTCTGGATGCGGTAAGGCACGCACAAGCTGCCCGGCCCGCCCCAGCTGTAACCGATCTTGAACAGCTTCAGGCTATCGATGAAGCGATCCGTCTGCTCCTCCGTGTAACGCGCGTCGAAGATGACGGAAAACAATCCACCCGCACCGCTGAAATCGCGTTTCCAGTTTTCGTGTCCCGGACAATCGTCGAATGCCGGATGCAGCACCCAGGCAATCTCGGGCCGCGCTTTCAACCATGCAGCAACCTTGCGCGCCCCCGCATCATGCGCATCGAAGCGCAATTTCATCGTCGGCAAACCGCGCAGCACGAGATACGCATCGTCCGCACTGACACCGAATCCAAGCCGCATGTGCGCCAGTGCAATGCGCTGAATCAGTTCCTTGTCCTGCGTAATGACGGCGCCCATCAGTACATCCGAGCCGCCGGACTGGTACTTCGTCAACGCCTGCATCACGATATCGATGCCATGCTCGAATGCGTTGAAGGCGATTCCCGCCGACCAGGTGTTGTCGAGCGCGACATGAACCTTCTGTCCGCCTGCGCTCTTTTCGGCGGCCGCCTTGCAAATGGCAGGAATGTCCGGCACTTCCATCGTGACCGATCCCGGTGCCTCGGTCCAAATCAGGCGGGTATTCGGCTGAATCAGGCCGGCAATACCCGCTCCGATCATGGGATCGTAGAAACGCGCGGTCACGCCGAAGTCCTGCGTCAGCCAACGTGCAATGTCGCGGTTCGGGTTGTACACGTTATCGGGGAGCAGCACGTCATCGCCGCTTTTGAGCAGCGCGAAATCGACCATTGCAATCGCCGCCAAGCCGCTGGGCGCCAACAGGCAATGCTTGCCATTCTCGATTTCCGCCAGCCGCGCCTCCAGCGTGAAGGTCGTCGGCGTGCCATGCAAGCCGTAGGTATAGCCCGTCTTTTCCTGCCAGTTGCGTGAACGCAAGGCGGCGACATTCTTGAACAGTACCGTCGAAGCGTGGTGTATCGCGACGGGAAACGCGCCGAATCCGGCGGGCGGTGTGTAATCGCTATGGACGAGTTCTGTTTGCAGGGATTTCCGATCCGTCACACCGCCTCCGTATCTGCATCTGTATGTATTTATGGTTGTGTGCGAGCCGTCGGCTTGATGCCGCGCACCTGCTGCTGTCCCGCCTTCGACTTGTCGTCGATTCGCACGATCTTCAATGCGAACGGCTTCGACACAGATCCATCGGCAGACTGCCAGTCGCCGCGGAACGTGCCGGCGTCGACCGTGCCGATCCATTGACCCGACACATCGGTGCCGTTTTCCGACTCTTCCATCAACACTTCATTGCCGTCGACTTCCCCGGCCAGCAGAATTCTCTGCGACTTGCCGAAGACAAAATAATCACCCTCGATGCCATCCTCGGCCGGGACTTTCGGACGCAGGTTGATTTGAATCTGTTCGCTACCCAGCGTGCCGCGAAGTGAAACCGGGTTGGCAAATGTCTGTGCAAGCATCGCGCCGGATGCCGTGTGCGAATGCGCCGACACATTGCCTTGCGCACCTTCACCTGCGGCAAATGACGCGCCGCTGATACACAGGACCGCAACGACTGCCGCGCAAATCGGTGCTACACAACGCATCTCAGGCTTCCGCCCACAAATCGTGCGCATCCGCAGCCGTCACCCTGACCTCGACGAACTCGCCGACATGAAGCTTTTTATGCGGCTCGTACGGTGGCTTCACATACACCACGCCATCGATCTCGGGGGCGTCAGCCACCGACCGAGCGACTCCACCCTGGCGGGTCACTTCATCGATCAAGACGCGCATGGTCGCGCCGACCTTCGCTTGCATGCGTTTTTTCGAAATCTCTTCCTGCAGTTCCATCACGCGGCCGCGGCGTTCCTCACGCACTTCTTCCGGCACCGGATCAGGCAATGCATTTGCTGTCGCGCCTTCCACGGGAGAATACGCAAAGCAGCCGAGGCGGTCGATTTCCGCCTCCTTCAGGAAGTCGAGCAGATACTGGAACTCCGCTTCCGTCTCGCCGGGAAAGCCGGCAATGAAGGTCGAGCGGATCGTCAAGTCGGGACACATCTTGCGCCACGCCTGAATCCGTTCGATATTCTTTTCGCCATTTGCGGGGCGCTTCATGCGCTTCAGCACATCGGGGTGCGCGTGCTGCAATGGCACGTCCAGATACGGCAGGATTTTTCCTTCTGCCATCAACGGAATCACGTCATCGACATGCGGATACGGATAGACATAGTGCAACCGTACCCACGCGCCGTATTGCGCGGCCAGTTCGCCCAGCGCCGTGACCAGCTGCGTCATGTGGGTCTTGACCGGCTTGCCGTTCCAGAAGCCGGTACGGAATTTCACATCCACGCCATACGCGCTGGTGTCTTGCGAAATCACCAGCAATTCCTTGACGCCGGCCTTGAACAAATTCTCCGCCTCCAGCATCACGTCGGCGATCGGGCGCGACACAAGGTCGCCGCGCATTGATGGAATGATGCAGAAGCTGCAACGGTGATTGCAGCCTTCGGAAATTTTCAAATACGCATAGTGCTTCGGCGTCAGCTTGATGCCTTGCGCCGGCACCAGATCGATGAACGGATCGTGCGGCTTGGGCAAATGCTTGTGCACCGCTGCCATCACCTCGCCCACCGCATGCGGACCGGTGACTTCCAGCACCTTGGGATGGACGCTCTGGATGATGTCGTTACCGGCCGCATCCTTCTTGGCACCCAGACAACCGGTGACAATCACCTTGCCGTTTTCATTGAGCGCTTCGCCGATGGCATCCAGCGACTCCTGGACCGCAGCATCAATGAAGCCGCAGGTATTGACGATGACAAGATCGGCGCCGTCGTACGACTTGGCGGTTTCATAACCTTCCGCGCGGAGCTGCGTCAGTATCTGTTCGGAATCGACCAATGCCTTTGGACAGCCGAGAGATACCATACCTATACTTTTGCGTTCCCCTATGGGAAACTTCTTGATTGTCATAAATATTGCCAAAATTCGGATGGAAAACACCAAAGTATACAGCTACTTACGATTCTCCGATCCAAAACAAGCTGCGGGAAGCAGCGCAGAACGCCAGTTGAAATACGCCGAAAAGTGGGCGACCGATCGCGGCCTTCCGCTCGACAGCGCCCTATCGCTGCGTGATGAGGGCCTATCCGCCTATCATCAAAAGCACGTCAAGCAAGGCGCTCTCGGCACGTTCCTTGCCGCGATCAGCGACGGGCGAATCCCGCCCGGTTCGGTCCTGGTCGTCGAAGGACTGGACCGCCTGTCCCGCGCCGAGCCGATTCAGGCACAGGCCCAGCTCGCGCAGATCATCAATGCCGGAATCACGGTCGTGACGGCAAGCGACGGTCGCGAGTACAACCGCGAGCGTCTCAAGGCCCAGCCGATGGACCTTGTTTACAGCCTGCTGGTCATGATCCGCGCCCACGAGGAGTCCGACACCAAGAGCAAGCGCGTCAAAGCGGCCATCCGGCGCCTATGCGAGGCGTGGATTGCAGGCACCTATCGCGGCATCATCCGCAATGGCAGGGATCCGCATTGGGCCCGATGGAACGGCAAGGCGTTCGAGCTGGTGCTCGAGCGGGCTGAAGCGGTCAAGGTTGCCCTGCAGCTGTTCAAGACAGGATATGGCGGCACGCGTCTGGTAAAGGCATTGGACGAGCGCGGACTCCGTGTGTTCGATACCGGCAATTACTCGGCGTCACTCTACAAATTGTTCAAGCGGCCGGACCTCGCCGGCATCAAGGTGCTTGAACTCGATGGCGAGGAATACCGTCTGCACAACTATTACCCGCGGCTGATCGACGACACCGAGTTAGCCGAGCTTCAATCAATGAATGCGACCCGGAAGCGTCGCAAAGGCAAGGGAGAAATTCCCGGCATCATCACCGGCTTGTCGACTCTTTACTGCGGCTACTGCGGATCAGCCGTCGTCGGTCAAAACCTGATGGGGCGTGCGAAAAAGCCGGACGGAACCCTGCAGGACGGTCACCGTCGGCTAATCTGCTGCGGGCACTCGATAGGCGGCCGTTGCTCCATACCCGGCAGCTGCAGCGTGGTCCCAGTTGAGAAGGCAATCCTGAGCTACTGCTCGGATCAGTTCAATCTGTCGCGGTTGATGGGCAACGACGACCGGGCGCAGACTCTCCACGTCGAATTGATCGCAGCTCGCGGGCGGATCGTGGATCTCGAGCGCCAACTCGCCCGCGTCACCGAAGCACTGCTCGCAGATGAAGGAGGCGCTACGCCGCTTGTCTTCGTGCGCAAGGCACGCGAACTTGAGGGCGCGATCGCGCAGACCCGTTCCGAAGAAAACCGCATCGAGGTTGAAGTCCGTCGCGCAAGTCAGCGCCACATGCCAGACGTGGCGCAAGCGTGGGCGGAGCTGGTCGATGGCACCCTTGCGCTCGATTACGACAGCCGCATGCGCGCGCGGCAGCTCGTCGAGGACACGTTCGAGCGAATCGTAATCTACCAGCGAGGCATGACACCGGGCGATACGGACGTGAGGCCGATTGATCTGCTGCTAATTGCCAAGGGCGGCCGTCCACGCGCGCTGCGGATCAACCGCAGGACGGGAGCATGGATTGCCGGCGAGGAGGGAGGGATATAGCTGGCGACGATTGTCGCCAGCCTCCTTTGCTGGTCGCGCTCAGGATCTCGCATGAGGCAGCTCATCCCAATGCGTTGTATATCTCGGCGTTCGGCTCTCGAACCGCGCTGCCCATCGCTGTTGAATGCCGGCTGATCCCAAAGAAACGGTGTTGCGTCCGTATTCCCGGTTGAGCAAGTCCATGGTCTGCATCAGCTTATCTGACCGCGGATTCTCTTCCCGGAAAAGCAATTGCTGCCGAACCGCCGCCGGCGTCAAATCCAGCAGCATCACGCCGGCCTTCTTGTACAGATATCCGGGCCGGTAAATACTCTTGAGACCATGCAACACCGCAGCCACCAGCCGGCGGGAATCGCTGCTGGCTTCGGTCAGCGGCACGGTCACCCCATTGCTGTATTGCGCATCCTGCTCCCGAAAGCGATTGGTGTGGATGAAGACGTGCACCGCGCTGCACATCGAATGCTGCCGGCGCAATTTCTCGGCGGCGCGCAGCATGTACGACGTGACGGATTCCCTCAGCTCGTCATAGGTCACCACTGGTGCGCCGAAGGAACGGGATGCAATGATCTGCTGATTGGCTGGCGCGACCTCGTCCAGCTCCAGGCAGGACATGCCCTGCAGCTCGTTGACGGTCCTTTCCATCACCACGCCGAAGTGCAGCCGGATCTGCTTCGGGCAGGCTTGCCGAAGTTGCTGGACGTTTTCGATGCCCATGCTCCGCAACCGCGCCGAAATCTGGCGGCCGACGCCCCACACTTCGCCGATGTCCAACGATGCGAAATACTCCGCCTGCTGCATTTCGGTCAATGACGTCAAATCGCACACACCGTCAAATTCCGGCCGCTTTTTCGCCAGATGGTTCGCCAGCTTGGCCAAGGTCTTCGAGCCGGCACCGGTACCAACACACACAGGCAGGCCCGTCCATATCCTGATCTTCTGACGGATCGCCTGCCCCATCTCGCCATACGACTTCCAGACCCCGATCAGGCCGTCGATCTGCAGGAAGCTCTCGTCGATCGAATAGACCTCAATGTTCGGCGAAAAGTCACGCAGGATCGTCATCACGCGGTTCGACATATCGCCGTAAAGGCAATAATTGGACGACAGCGCGATGATGCCGTGTTGGCGCGCAAGGTCTTTCAACTGGAACCATGGTGCGCCCATCTGGACACCGAGTGCCTTGACCTCGTTCGAGCGGGCGACGCAGCAGCCGTCGTTATTGCTTAAAACCACAACCGGCTTTCCTTCCAGCTTTGGATTGAATACCCGCTCGCAGGACACGTAAAAATTGTTGCAATCGACCAGCGCGAACACGCTACACCTCGAACCGGCGAACCGTACCGATAGCCACACCCCACACCACCAACTCCTGCCCTTCACAGAGACGAATCGGCTCGTAGTCGGGGTTTTCCGGCCGGAGCTCGATGACACCGGCACGGCGATACAGGCGCTTGACCGTGAAATCGCCGTCGATGGACGCCACGACGATATGATGATGCTTCGGTTTGATGGATCGGTCGGCCGCCAGAATGTCGTTGTCGAGGATGCCGGCGTTTCTCATCGAATGGCCACGCACGCGAAAGAAGAATGTCGCGGTCCGATTGCGGACCAGGTACTCATTGAGATCGAGGGCCGCTTCCAGATATTCTTCCGCCGGAGACGGGAAGCCTGCCTGGATACGCTGCGCGAAAAACGGCAGTGCGCAAGGTGGCGGCATGTCGGCGACCGTAATGAACGGATGCGGCAAGGATTCGTCTTTTGTTTGATGTTTGCTCATGGATATATACTGTATATAAATACAGTATATTTGGCAAGCCATGATGGTCAAGATCAATTCATCGTGTTCAAACTACCGTACATCGATCACCAATTCTTTTCCGAGCGCACGAAGCGCCTGCTCGATCGTATCGATCTTGGTCGCGTGATCAAGGTTAAGCAATCGGTTCACGTCCTGCGGGCTCGTATCGAGCATGCGTGCCAGTTCTGTCGGCTTTACCTTCTGCGACAGCATTTCATTGAGCAGCAAGACCTTTGCCGACATGCTGGCCGGCAAATCGACCGCTTGCTGGCCGCGCTTGATTTTGCTCGGCAATGGTACCGGCCGCCCGTCTTCGAAGTAAAACTCCATCGCGGTAGCAAGCGCATCCTTTGCCATCTCCAGCGCCTCCTCTTCGGTAGCGCCGGAGGTCAACGCCTCCGGAATATCTGGAAAGGCTGCCATAAAACCATCGCCGTCTGGCGTCAAAACTACCGGGTAACGCATCGTGTATCTCCCATGTGGTGAACAAAGATGCCGTGAACAATCGCGAGTTTGGAAGCCCCTTGCGGGGCTCCCTTCATTTCAATCCTAGCTGCCTCAAGATTGCCTGCCTCAGTCCTTCACCGATTTCATGGCTCGGGTGCCGTGGCAGTGTGGTTTGCTTCCCGTTCAGGTAGACCTTCAAGTGTCTGCTTCCATCCTTGAATGTCGCCCCTTGGTCAGCGAGCCACCTTTTGAACTCGCTTTGTTTCACCGCACCTCCCTTATTCGTTGAACATGGAGAAACTATAAACATTTTTGTTTATATACGCAAGAGATTTTTTAAACATTTTTGTTTATTTTTATAAGGTGCCTTTTACCGCGTTGTATTTGTCGATACAGGCGTTGAGGTCGCGCACCGCGTCGTCAGCCTCTCCGATGATGCCGACAATTCGGTCAGCAGCCGCTGGCAAAAGTTCGGCGCGCGCTTCTGAATTCCCAGCTCCGGAAGTTCCGGTCTGACAGGCAGCGACGGCGAGGGACAGCCGCTCAGTGCCATTGCGCATATCAGCGCGCAAACTAGCGATCGTAGCGTTTGCATTTTCCTTTTCCTTTTGACTGTTGACCGTGATGGCATCGAACGCGCGACGCGTCTCGCGTGCCAGGTCTGCCGCCGCTTCGACTCGTTCGCGATCCGCCGCCGCCCATTGCGCTCGCACGCTGTCGCCACCCATCTTGAAAATGAACAGCGCGGCGGCGATGAAGGCAGCGGCGCGGATGAATCCGATGTACGGCGCAAGCGCGTTCATCCCTCCTCCATCATCTTCGCCAGCCGTTCGGCACGTGCACCGACCTGATTGGCCCACGACGAATCCCGCATGCCGCGTGCTGCGACCTTGTAGTCGCCGCGCTGCATTGCTGCCAGCGTGTTCCTGAAGCTCAACAGGCCGCGCTTCGAATTGCCGATGCCCATGTTGAAGCACATGTTGGAGAGTACCTGTTGCCGCACATCGCTCATGCCACGCCACCACGGCAAGCAACGATCAAGATCGGCTTCCACCCGATCGATGTCCGCGCCAAGCAGCATCATGGCTTCGGACTTCGTGATACCGACATCATCGAGATTGCGCCCGACACCGATGGTGAGCCGTCCTGCGGTGCAGCGATAGGGCTTCAACCGGATGTCTTCATCGATCACCAATTGGTTTGCCAGTGCGTCACGATTCATATTGACTCCTTTGCTTCACGAACAATCTCGACGATGTCCTTGTCCTCTCGCTTGCGCAACGAGAGGGCCACGGCGCGCGTGATCCACCAGAATGGCGCGCCGACCAGCAGGTACACGGCGCTCGTATGCTGATCGGCATGCAAGCTTGGCAGGTACAGCATGATCTGCTGCACGGCGACATCGCCGAAAAAGCACGACCCGATTCCGGCCGCTGCCAGCCGCACTACGAATTCCTGTTGACTGAAGCGACCGTCGGACCTGAGCGGCGGCAGCACGAAGTACAGTAGCGCGGCACCGACCATGCCGAACACGGCTTTCAGTCCATAAAGTTTGATGATGGCGAATCCGGCCACGCTGGATGTTGGTTCAGTCATGTGAGGTTCTATAGTGAGCGGAAGAAAAAACCCGCCGGAGCGGGTTCAATGCGTTACTGCTGAAATTACGGTCTAACGTGCAGGCCGCGAGGGTCGAACGGGTCGAGCATGACACGGGCGAACCATTCTGTAAGCGTGCGCCGCC
The Noviherbaspirillum cavernae DNA segment above includes these coding regions:
- the mfd gene encoding transcription-repair coupling factor → MSFDLKKSLPKPGNRFALPAVHGSADAFALAQAAIELKSQHRMLAVVVANATDAQRLLAEIPWFANKDGAELRCNLLPDWETLPYDAFSPHHDLVSERLATLHEIRNGQCDVLIVPATTALLRMAPPSFLAAYTFFFKQGETLDEARLKSQLTLAGYTHVTQVMSPGEYSVRGGLIDLFPMGSALPYRIDLFGNTIETIRTFDADTQRSLYPVREVRMLPGREFPMDEAARTAFRGRWREVFEGDPTKSSIYKDIGNGIASAGIEYYLPLFFEETATLFQYLPEETTFALVGDIDSTIKRFWSDTQSRYKFLKADRERPLLAPEELFLKDEDFFTLAKPYGRWVIQQGELASEISAPIPNIAVNRRVDDPLVNLRSYLLQTGKRVLICAESNGRRETLQQYFNDFDLPLAVCDGYADFVTASAKLMLGVAPLHAGFELSADLGNLAFITETELYAGSGRRAGRRKQESVTQVESMVRDLSELKIGDPVVHVNHGIGRYVGLLSMDLGEGETEFLHLEYAKETKLYVPVSQLHVISRYSGASPEDAPLHALGSGQWDKAKRRAAQQIRDTAAELLNLYARRALRQGHAFQYSARDYEAFAESFGFEETADQSAAINAVIKDMTGGKPMDRLICGDVGFGKTEVALRAAFVAVMGGKQVAILAPTTLLAEQHAQTFADRFADWPVRIAELSRFRTGKEVTQAIKGMGDGTIDIVIGTHKLLSDDVKFSRLGLVIIDEEHRFGVRQKETLKALRAEVDVLTLTATPIPRTLGMALEGLRDFSIIATAPQKRLAIKTFVRSEGESIIREACLRELKRGGQVYFLHNEVETILNRKAMLEELLPEARIAVAHGQMHERDLEKVMRDFVAQRFNILLCTTIIETGIDVPTANTIIMHRADKFGLAQLHQLRGRVGRSHHQAYAYLLVHDVQGLTKQAQRRLDAIQQMEELGSGFYLAMHDLEIRGAGEVLGENQSGEMLEIGFQLYSDMLNEAVRSLKNGKEPDLAAPLSTTTEINLHVPALLPNDFCGDVHERLSLYKRMANCETQDSIDDMQEELIDRFGKMPEPVKALIETHRLRVAAKPIGIVKIDAHTESAVLQFQPNPPIDAMRIIDLVQKNRHIKLHGQDKLRIAVSMPDLAARVSQVKATIRSLVA
- the serB gene encoding phosphoserine phosphatase SerB; this translates as MNLILQGLATDRSTIERIAGMADAKRLIPLHSNAYRCEDVAWSPVLKEKIDAECFAAKLDGTFIESGRKLSDFKLVAMDMDSTLITIECIDEIADMQGLKPQVAEITEAAMRGEIEFRESLTRRVSLLKGLDASALQRVYDERLHLSPGAENMLNAIKAAGLKTLLVSGGFTFFTDRMKTRLGLDFTHSNVLEIVDGKLTGKVLGGIVDADEKKSTVERVCSELGITPEQAIVMGDGANDLKMMDISGMSVAFRAKPVVRAQADVALNFVGLDGILPLFE
- a CDS encoding DUF4870 family protein, with amino-acid sequence MAQELVLDMKLQSVKNLAWWLYIAHGISFIFSLGAFSWIPLILNYVKRDDAAGTFVYSHHGWQIRSFWWYFFWMVAGGILFITIVGIPLAYLVWAGAWIWKAYRLIKGMVDLNDNKPMPT
- a CDS encoding cystathionine beta-lyase, yielding MTDRKSLQTELVHSDYTPPAGFGAFPVAIHHASTVLFKNVAALRSRNWQEKTGYTYGLHGTPTTFTLEARLAEIENGKHCLLAPSGLAAIAMVDFALLKSGDDVLLPDNVYNPNRDIARWLTQDFGVTARFYDPMIGAGIAGLIQPNTRLIWTEAPGSVTMEVPDIPAICKAAAEKSAGGQKVHVALDNTWSAGIAFNAFEHGIDIVMQALTKYQSGGSDVLMGAVITQDKELIQRIALAHMRLGFGVSADDAYLVLRGLPTMKLRFDAHDAGARKVAAWLKARPEIAWVLHPAFDDCPGHENWKRDFSGAGGLFSVIFDARYTEEQTDRFIDSLKLFKIGYSWGGPGSLCVPYRIQSMRKNWTDQGQLLRFNIGLEDPADLIADIEQVFSAL
- the rimO gene encoding 30S ribosomal protein S12 methylthiotransferase RimO; the protein is MTIKKFPIGERKSIGMVSLGCPKALVDSEQILTQLRAEGYETAKSYDGADLVIVNTCGFIDAAVQESLDAIGEALNENGKVIVTGCLGAKKDAAGNDIIQSVHPKVLEVTGPHAVGEVMAAVHKHLPKPHDPFIDLVPAQGIKLTPKHYAYLKISEGCNHRCSFCIIPSMRGDLVSRPIADVMLEAENLFKAGVKELLVISQDTSAYGVDVKFRTGFWNGKPVKTHMTQLVTALGELAAQYGAWVRLHYVYPYPHVDDVIPLMAEGKILPYLDVPLQHAHPDVLKRMKRPANGEKNIERIQAWRKMCPDLTIRSTFIAGFPGETEAEFQYLLDFLKEAEIDRLGCFAYSPVEGATANALPDPVPEEVREERRGRVMELQEEISKKRMQAKVGATMRVLIDEVTRQGGVARSVADAPEIDGVVYVKPPYEPHKKLHVGEFVEVRVTAADAHDLWAEA
- a CDS encoding recombinase family protein produces the protein MIVINIAKIRMENTKVYSYLRFSDPKQAAGSSAERQLKYAEKWATDRGLPLDSALSLRDEGLSAYHQKHVKQGALGTFLAAISDGRIPPGSVLVVEGLDRLSRAEPIQAQAQLAQIINAGITVVTASDGREYNRERLKAQPMDLVYSLLVMIRAHEESDTKSKRVKAAIRRLCEAWIAGTYRGIIRNGRDPHWARWNGKAFELVLERAEAVKVALQLFKTGYGGTRLVKALDERGLRVFDTGNYSASLYKLFKRPDLAGIKVLELDGEEYRLHNYYPRLIDDTELAELQSMNATRKRRKGKGEIPGIITGLSTLYCGYCGSAVVGQNLMGRAKKPDGTLQDGHRRLICCGHSIGGRCSIPGSCSVVPVEKAILSYCSDQFNLSRLMGNDDRAQTLHVELIAARGRIVDLERQLARVTEALLADEGGATPLVFVRKARELEGAIAQTRSEENRIEVEVRRASQRHMPDVAQAWAELVDGTLALDYDSRMRARQLVEDTFERIVIYQRGMTPGDTDVRPIDLLLIAKGGRPRALRINRRTGAWIAGEEGGI